The genomic region TCCATCTCGAGTTCGATGAGGCGGTTGAGCTCGACCGCGTACTCGATCGGCAGCTCCTCGGTCAGCGGCTCGATGAACCCGCTGACGATCATGCGTTTGGCGTCGTCGTCGTCCAGCCCACGCGACTGGAGGTAGAAGACGTCCTCGTCGCCGATCTTTCCGACCGTCGCCTCGTGAGCGACGTCGACCCGGGACTCGTTGATCTCCATGTACGGCATCGTGTCCGAGACCGACTCGTTGTCGAACATCAGCGCGTCACACTCCACCGACGTCGACGAGTCGTGTGCCCCGTCCGAGATGTGGACCAGCCCGCGGTAGTTCGTGCGCCCGCCGTCCTTGCTGATCGACTTCGACTCGATCGTCGAGTTGGTGTCGGGCGCGTTGTGATACACTTTCGCGCCGGTGTCGATGTCCTG from Halalkalicoccus sp. CG83 harbors:
- a CDS encoding SufD family Fe-S cluster assembly protein; this translates as TFNLNTKRAIAEKGGRMEWVSGSMGSKATMLYPCTILKGRGASANHISIAFAGEGQDIDTGAKVYHNAPDTNSTIESKSISKDGGRTNYRGLVHISDGAHDSSTSVECDALMFDNESVSDTMPYMEINESRVDVAHEATVGKIGDEDVFYLQSRGLDDDDAKRMIVSGFIEPLTEELPIEYAVELNRLIELEM